A single region of the Paludibacter jiangxiensis genome encodes:
- a CDS encoding citrate synthase: MSTDDIIKKLTDSIKVTSYIDNELFIKYNVKRGLRNEDHSGVLVGLTTIGDVVGYERQEGGPLKAIPGKLIYRGIDVEDIAESLQKTHRFGFEETVFLLLAGYLPSKEELDSFNELISEQRRIEDMSKFSILQLQGHDIMNILARSVMIMYTFDEEADNTSRENLMKQAVSLIAKFPTIIAYAYHSMRHTYQGRTMAIRHPKDNLSIAENFLYMLKGPDNYTELDARILDMALVLHADHGGGNNSTFTIRVTSSSGTDTYSSVTAAIGSLKGPLHGGANLKVIDMFNHLKEVISDWNNEAEIKEYLLKMLRKEAYNRTGLIYGIGHAVYTISDPRAEILKVMARDLAKEKGREDEFAFLELIEKLGVETFMEFKGNNVNKRVCANVDFYSGFVYEMIGLPKEVFTPIFAMARIAGWMAHRIEELNFDSKRIIRPAYKNVADRKDYVALEQRSRK; the protein is encoded by the coding sequence ATGAGTACAGATGACATCATTAAAAAGCTGACTGATTCCATCAAAGTCACAAGTTACATCGACAACGAGCTTTTTATCAAATATAATGTAAAGCGTGGTCTGCGTAACGAAGACCACTCCGGAGTATTGGTCGGCCTGACCACAATCGGCGATGTTGTGGGTTACGAACGACAGGAAGGGGGGCCGCTGAAAGCTATTCCCGGTAAACTTATCTATCGTGGCATTGACGTGGAAGACATCGCCGAATCGTTACAAAAGACCCATCGTTTTGGGTTCGAAGAAACAGTGTTTCTCCTTTTAGCTGGTTACCTTCCGTCAAAAGAAGAACTGGATTCTTTCAACGAGCTGATTTCAGAACAACGCCGCATTGAAGACATGTCGAAGTTCAGTATCCTACAATTACAAGGGCATGATATCATGAATATTTTGGCTCGTTCCGTCATGATTATGTACACCTTCGACGAAGAAGCAGACAATACTTCGCGCGAGAACCTGATGAAGCAGGCAGTGTCGCTTATCGCCAAGTTCCCTACTATCATTGCTTATGCTTATCATAGCATGCGCCACACCTATCAGGGAAGAACCATGGCAATTCGTCACCCCAAGGACAACCTCTCGATCGCTGAGAACTTCCTTTATATGCTCAAAGGGCCGGACAACTATACAGAACTGGATGCCCGCATTTTGGACATGGCACTGGTACTTCATGCCGATCACGGTGGAGGTAACAACTCGACCTTCACCATCCGTGTTACCAGTTCGTCAGGAACCGACACCTATTCGTCGGTAACAGCCGCCATTGGATCGTTGAAAGGACCATTGCACGGGGGTGCCAATCTCAAGGTAATCGACATGTTCAATCACCTGAAAGAGGTTATTTCCGACTGGAATAACGAAGCCGAAATCAAAGAATATCTGCTGAAAATGCTCCGCAAAGAAGCATATAACCGCACCGGTCTTATTTACGGTATTGGCCATGCCGTTTATACCATTTCTGATCCGCGTGCTGAAATTTTGAAAGTAATGGCTCGTGATCTGGCAAAAGAAAAAGGCCGCGAGGATGAATTTGCGTTCCTCGAGCTGATCGAAAAACTGGGCGTGGAAACCTTCATGGAGTTCAAAGGAAACAACGTCAACAAGCGCGTTTGTGCCAACGTTGACTTTTATTCCGGATTTGTTTACGAAATGATTGGTCTGCCTAAAGAAGTCTTTACACCGATCTTTGCCATGGCACGTATTGCAGGCTGGATGGCTCACCGAATTGAAGAGCTAAACTTTGATAGTAAACGAATTATCCGTCCGGCTTATAAAAACGTGGCAGACCGGAAAGATTACGTGGCACTGGAACAACGAAGCCGAAAATGA
- a CDS encoding phosphoribosylaminoimidazolesuccinocarboxamide synthase, giving the protein MRQALTATEFNFPGQTGVYHGKVRDVYSIGDLLVMVATDRISAFDVVLPKGIPFKGQMLNQIAAKFLDASSDICPNWKLATPDPMVTVGVRCASYPVEMIVRAYLCGSAWRAYKSGVREICGVKLPDGMRENEKFPLPIITPTTKAELGLHDEDISKDEIIKQGLVSADEYAVLEKYTLALFARGTEIAAERGLILVDTKYEFGKYDGKIYLIDEIHTPDSSRYFYAEGYQERFEKGEAQKQLSKEFVREWLMDNGFQGKEGQKVPEMTEEIVTGISERYIELFENITGESFDKADTTNISERIEKNVLNYLATR; this is encoded by the coding sequence ATGAGACAAGCATTAACAGCTACTGAATTTAATTTTCCCGGGCAAACGGGAGTCTATCATGGAAAAGTGCGCGATGTATACAGCATCGGAGATCTTTTGGTGATGGTTGCTACCGACCGAATTTCTGCATTTGACGTTGTATTACCGAAGGGAATTCCTTTCAAAGGACAAATGTTGAACCAGATTGCCGCCAAATTCCTGGATGCCAGCTCTGACATTTGCCCAAACTGGAAACTCGCTACACCTGACCCGATGGTAACCGTTGGTGTTCGTTGCGCTTCGTATCCGGTTGAAATGATTGTACGCGCTTATCTTTGCGGAAGCGCCTGGCGTGCTTACAAAAGCGGTGTTCGCGAAATTTGCGGTGTAAAATTGCCTGATGGTATGCGTGAAAACGAAAAATTTCCACTACCCATCATCACCCCGACAACTAAAGCTGAGTTGGGTCTCCACGACGAAGACATTTCAAAGGATGAAATCATCAAACAAGGTTTGGTTTCAGCTGATGAGTATGCTGTTTTGGAAAAATACACTTTGGCATTATTTGCCCGTGGCACCGAAATTGCTGCTGAACGCGGCCTGATTCTCGTTGATACCAAATATGAATTTGGCAAATACGACGGAAAAATTTATCTGATCGACGAAATTCACACCCCCGACTCTTCACGTTACTTCTATGCAGAAGGGTATCAGGAACGCTTTGAAAAAGGCGAAGCTCAGAAACAACTTTCCAAGGAATTTGTTCGCGAATGGTTGATGGACAATGGCTTTCAGGGGAAAGAAGGACAGAAAGTTCCTGAAATGACCGAAGAAATTGTAACTGGAATCAGCGAACGCTACATCGAATTGTTCGAGAACATCACCGGTGAATCATTCGACAAAGCCGATACCACAAACATTTCGGAAAGAATCGAAAAGAATGTATTGAATTATCTTGCAACCCGTTAA
- the icd gene encoding NADP-dependent isocitrate dehydrogenase, whose translation MKVTCTNGQLTVPDIVTIPFIEGDGIGPEITGAAQKVINAAVTKAYNGKHSIEWKEVLAGGKAFEQTGSWLPDETLAAFQEYLVGIKGPLTTPIGEGIRSLNVALRQTLDLFVCLRPVRWFKGVPSPVIHPEKVNMFIFRENTEDIYAGIEYMTGDANCEKFKKFLIEEMGVTKVRFPETSSFGVKPVSKEGSERLVRAAIQFAVDRKLPSVTLVHKGNIMKFTEGAFKNWGYKLAEAEFGDKVFTMAEYQQIKKSEGKEAADAVYKHAVKEVKIIVKDVICDAFLQESLLHPEEHSVIATMNLNGDYVSDQLAACVGGIGIAPGANINYNSGHAIFEATHGTAPDIAGTGKANPSSLLLSGVMMLDYLGWNEASVLIENAIEKLMAERKMTADLYSQTENATLLSTNEYADALISLL comes from the coding sequence ATGAAAGTTACTTGTACAAACGGTCAACTGACCGTACCCGATATAGTTACCATCCCGTTTATTGAAGGCGATGGTATCGGCCCCGAAATAACCGGGGCTGCACAAAAGGTAATCAATGCCGCTGTTACGAAAGCCTATAATGGAAAGCATTCCATTGAATGGAAAGAAGTGCTGGCCGGAGGCAAAGCATTCGAGCAAACCGGTTCATGGTTACCAGACGAAACACTGGCTGCTTTTCAGGAATACCTCGTCGGTATCAAAGGTCCGCTGACCACGCCGATTGGCGAAGGCATCCGTTCGTTGAACGTAGCGCTTCGTCAAACACTCGACCTGTTTGTCTGCCTGCGCCCCGTACGATGGTTTAAGGGAGTTCCCTCACCTGTGATTCATCCCGAGAAGGTCAACATGTTTATCTTCCGCGAAAACACCGAAGATATTTATGCCGGAATCGAATACATGACTGGCGATGCCAACTGCGAAAAATTCAAGAAATTCCTGATCGAAGAGATGGGTGTGACAAAGGTTCGTTTTCCAGAAACATCCTCCTTCGGTGTAAAACCGGTTTCGAAAGAGGGTTCGGAGCGCTTGGTTCGTGCCGCTATTCAGTTTGCGGTCGACCGCAAATTACCGTCTGTAACGCTGGTCCACAAAGGCAACATTATGAAATTCACCGAAGGTGCCTTCAAAAACTGGGGCTACAAACTGGCCGAAGCAGAATTCGGAGATAAAGTATTCACGATGGCCGAATACCAGCAAATAAAGAAAAGCGAAGGGAAAGAGGCTGCCGATGCCGTTTACAAACATGCCGTCAAAGAAGTCAAAATTATTGTGAAAGATGTGATTTGTGACGCATTCCTGCAAGAATCGTTACTGCATCCGGAGGAACACTCTGTAATTGCCACCATGAACCTGAACGGAGATTACGTATCGGATCAGCTGGCTGCCTGCGTGGGAGGAATAGGCATAGCTCCGGGAGCAAACATCAACTACAATAGTGGCCACGCCATTTTCGAGGCGACCCATGGCACCGCTCCCGACATTGCAGGAACGGGCAAAGCCAATCCGTCGTCATTGCTGCTTTCGGGCGTAATGATGCTCGACTATCTGGGCTGGAACGAAGCTTCGGTATTGATCGAAAATGCCATTGAAAAACTGATGGCTGAACGCAAGATGACGGCTGATCTCTATTCGCAGACGGAGAATGCAACCCTGCTTTCGACAAACGAATATGCAGATGCATTGATCAGTTTGTTATAA
- a CDS encoding 2-oxoacid:ferredoxin oxidoreductase subunit beta encodes MSSQTYTAQDFKSDQYVRWCPGCGDFAILNSIYKAMAELGVDPSQTAVISGIGCSSRLTYYMNTYGFHTIHGRAAAVATGVKSANPDLTVWQFTGDGDCLAIGGNHFIHAVRRNIDINIVLHNNEIYGLTKGQYSPTSKKGLITKSSPFGTIERPFRPAELTFGARGTFFARTIDVDTKGSTDVMGAAAKHKGTSVVEVLQNCVIFNDGAHKEISSKEARAEKTITLEQGKPMLFGKDNEKGLMLDGFNLKVVTLGENGITEKDILVHDATTEDNTLHLKLANMTGPDMPVAMGVIRNFATSTYNDELVQQIEEVQAKSKIKTFDDLLKSLDSWEI; translated from the coding sequence ATGAGTTCTCAAACATATACAGCACAAGATTTTAAAAGCGACCAATACGTGCGCTGGTGCCCGGGTTGCGGTGACTTTGCCATTTTGAATTCTATTTACAAAGCAATGGCAGAACTAGGCGTTGACCCATCTCAGACTGCGGTGATTTCCGGTATCGGATGTTCTTCCCGTCTGACTTATTACATGAATACTTATGGTTTCCATACCATTCACGGCCGTGCTGCGGCTGTTGCAACCGGCGTAAAATCGGCCAATCCTGATTTAACCGTATGGCAATTCACCGGCGACGGCGACTGTTTGGCCATCGGTGGAAATCACTTCATCCATGCCGTTCGTCGCAACATCGACATCAACATCGTATTGCACAACAACGAAATTTATGGTCTTACGAAAGGTCAGTATTCTCCGACATCAAAGAAAGGTTTGATTACCAAATCTTCTCCTTTCGGAACGATTGAGCGTCCTTTCCGACCTGCAGAATTGACTTTCGGCGCACGCGGAACATTCTTTGCCCGTACCATCGATGTAGACACCAAAGGATCGACCGATGTAATGGGGGCTGCGGCCAAGCACAAAGGAACCTCTGTTGTTGAAGTGTTGCAAAACTGCGTTATTTTCAACGACGGCGCTCACAAAGAGATCAGCTCTAAAGAAGCCCGTGCCGAAAAGACCATCACGCTGGAACAGGGAAAACCAATGTTATTCGGCAAAGACAACGAAAAGGGTCTTATGCTCGACGGCTTTAACCTGAAAGTGGTTACTCTGGGAGAAAATGGCATCACCGAAAAAGACATTCTGGTGCACGATGCCACTACCGAAGATAATACTTTACATCTGAAACTGGCCAACATGACCGGTCCGGATATGCCTGTGGCAATGGGTGTGATCCGTAATTTTGCCACAAGCACCTACAACGATGAGCTTGTTCAACAAATTGAAGAGGTTCAGGCGAAATCCAAGATCAAGACTTTTGACGACTTATTGAAGAGCCTCGATTCCTGGGAAATCTGA
- a CDS encoding aconitate hydratase: MQNNILPQNFYSAYQKRLAEVRSHLNRPLTLAEKILYVHLFDSKETKAYQRGSDYAYFAPDRVAMQDATAQMALLQFMNAGKSKTAVPSSVHCDHLVTAKVGASDDLHSANVTNKEVYDFLLSVSQKYGIDFWKPGAGIIHQVVLENYAFPGGMMVGTDSHTPNAGGLSMVAIGVGGADAVDVMVGMPWELKMPKLIGVKLSGRMNGWTSPKDVILKLAGILTVKGGTNAIIEYFGEGVSSLSATGKATICNMGAEVGATTSIFPFDEKTAYYLKATGRADIAEQAAAVAADLQADAEAIAAPEKYYDRVIEINLDELEPYINGPFTPDAAHPISEFVKIVKEKNYPETVEVGLIGSCTNSSYEDLAKAASIARQANENNIETKAKFILSPGSEKVRATAERDGLLAPFEQFGGLIMANACGPCIGQWKRQTDDPQALNSIVSSFNRNFAKRADGNPNTYHFVTSPNLVTALTLAGRLTFNPLTDTIFNKDGKAIKLQEPEGDELPQQGFAQAESGCLQPSADGSSIEVKIAPDSQRLQKLQPFAPWDGNDYKGLALLIKTQGKCTTDHISMAGEWLRFRGHLENISDNLLMGAVNAFNEKTNEVLNPLDGSYGKVSQVAKTLKSKGISSIVVAEDNYGEGSSREHAAMEPRFLGVKAILSKSFARIHETNLKKQGMLALTFANAADYDQVKETDTIDILGLTEFAPGKPLTIKLHHTDGSEDSFAANHTYNQEQIDWFKAGCALNMMK, from the coding sequence ATGCAAAACAACATTCTACCCCAAAATTTTTATTCCGCATATCAAAAACGGCTTGCCGAAGTACGTTCACATCTGAACCGTCCTTTGACATTGGCCGAAAAAATATTATACGTTCACCTCTTTGACTCCAAAGAGACAAAAGCATACCAAAGAGGTTCAGACTATGCCTATTTTGCGCCCGATCGGGTAGCCATGCAGGATGCAACCGCTCAAATGGCATTGCTCCAGTTTATGAATGCCGGCAAAAGCAAGACTGCCGTTCCGTCGTCGGTGCATTGCGACCATCTGGTTACGGCCAAAGTGGGAGCTTCAGACGACCTCCATTCGGCCAATGTGACCAACAAAGAGGTATACGATTTTTTGCTCTCCGTTTCCCAAAAATATGGCATTGACTTCTGGAAGCCCGGTGCTGGCATCATCCATCAGGTTGTCCTCGAAAATTATGCATTCCCCGGCGGAATGATGGTAGGTACCGACTCTCACACCCCTAACGCTGGCGGATTGAGCATGGTAGCCATCGGCGTGGGTGGTGCCGACGCCGTCGATGTGATGGTAGGCATGCCCTGGGAACTGAAGATGCCGAAACTGATCGGGGTAAAACTCTCCGGTCGCATGAATGGATGGACTTCACCCAAGGATGTAATTCTGAAACTGGCCGGAATCCTGACCGTAAAAGGAGGTACCAATGCCATTATCGAATATTTCGGCGAAGGCGTTTCTTCTCTATCCGCAACAGGAAAAGCAACCATCTGTAACATGGGTGCTGAAGTGGGCGCTACCACCTCCATCTTCCCGTTCGACGAAAAGACAGCTTATTATCTGAAAGCTACCGGACGTGCTGACATTGCGGAGCAAGCTGCTGCCGTAGCGGCCGATTTGCAGGCCGACGCAGAAGCTATTGCCGCTCCCGAAAAATATTACGACCGGGTAATCGAGATCAATCTCGACGAACTGGAACCGTATATCAACGGCCCGTTCACTCCCGATGCTGCCCATCCGATTTCCGAGTTCGTGAAGATCGTCAAGGAAAAGAATTATCCCGAAACGGTCGAGGTCGGACTGATAGGTTCCTGCACCAACTCATCGTACGAAGATTTGGCCAAAGCGGCATCCATTGCCCGTCAAGCCAACGAAAATAATATTGAAACGAAGGCCAAATTCATCCTTTCTCCGGGATCGGAAAAAGTGCGTGCCACGGCAGAGCGGGATGGTTTGTTAGCTCCGTTCGAACAATTCGGGGGCCTGATTATGGCCAACGCTTGCGGCCCCTGCATCGGTCAGTGGAAACGTCAAACCGACGATCCTCAGGCGCTGAACTCCATTGTTTCGTCGTTCAACCGCAACTTTGCGAAACGCGCAGATGGCAACCCGAACACCTATCACTTTGTAACATCGCCCAATCTGGTTACGGCTTTGACTCTTGCCGGTCGACTGACATTCAATCCATTGACCGACACCATTTTCAACAAGGACGGCAAAGCGATCAAATTACAGGAACCAGAAGGAGATGAACTTCCGCAACAGGGCTTTGCACAGGCCGAATCGGGCTGTTTGCAGCCATCTGCAGATGGTTCTTCTATCGAAGTAAAAATTGCTCCTGACTCACAGCGTCTGCAAAAATTGCAACCATTTGCGCCGTGGGATGGCAACGATTACAAAGGATTGGCATTATTGATAAAGACACAAGGCAAATGCACTACGGATCATATTTCAATGGCCGGAGAATGGCTGCGATTCCGCGGTCACCTCGAAAACATTTCCGACAACCTGCTGATGGGAGCCGTCAACGCCTTTAACGAAAAAACCAACGAAGTACTCAATCCGCTTGACGGTTCGTACGGAAAAGTATCGCAAGTGGCAAAAACGCTGAAAAGCAAAGGTATTTCGTCAATAGTAGTTGCCGAAGACAATTACGGAGAAGGCTCTTCGCGCGAACATGCCGCCATGGAGCCCCGTTTCTTAGGAGTCAAAGCGATCCTTAGCAAATCGTTTGCCCGCATCCACGAAACAAACCTGAAGAAACAGGGGATGCTGGCGCTGACATTTGCCAATGCTGCCGACTACGACCAAGTAAAAGAAACCGACACGATCGACATTCTCGGCCTGACCGAATTCGCACCGGGCAAGCCATTGACGATAAAATTGCATCATACCGACGGAAGCGAAGATAGCTTTGCCGCAAACCACACCTATAATCAGGAACAAATTGATTGGTTTAAGGCGGGTTGCGCACTGAATATGATGAAGTAA
- a CDS encoding 2-oxoacid:acceptor oxidoreductase subunit alpha, giving the protein MSKTAKVIELDQVVVRFSGDSGDGMQLTGTLFSNLSAILGNEISTFPDYPAEIRAPQGTLGGVSGFQVHLGAQKINTPGDQADVLVVMNPAALKVNVKAIKPGGVILFDENTFDESGLKKAGFVTDNPFEELGLKNVQLLGAPLTDLTKLSLENSGFDNKTIVRSKNMFALGLACWLFNRPIDKAQHFLETKFSKKPAILQANLKVLIDGFNYGSNTHAAVSTYHIGKSEIDKGRYTSINGNKAVAFGLIAAAEKAGLQLFLGSYPITPATDVMHELAARKDLGVRVVQSEDEIAGICTAIGASFAGNLAATSTSGPGLALKSEAIGLAVMAELPLVIVDVQRGGPSTGLPTKTEQADLLQALYGRNGECPLVVIAAGTPDDCFDYAFMAAKIAVEHVTPVILLTDGFIANGTSLWKLPKLSEYPAIVAPRPTEPAETWKAYMRDPEKLNRYWVAPGTPGYNHRVGGLEKDFLTGAISTDPKNHQKMVDVRQAKIDKIADYIPELEVYGDASADTLIVGWGGTCGHLRSAVDKLNETGSKAALAHFNYIMPLPKNTREVLSNYKKIVVCELNNGQFASYLRSQLPEITFSQFNKVQGQPFEVHEIVEHITSL; this is encoded by the coding sequence ATGTCGAAAACAGCAAAAGTAATTGAATTGGATCAAGTGGTTGTTCGATTCTCCGGCGACTCTGGCGATGGAATGCAGCTCACCGGCACACTTTTTTCCAATTTGTCAGCCATCCTTGGCAACGAAATCTCCACATTTCCTGACTATCCTGCCGAAATTCGCGCTCCGCAAGGAACACTAGGCGGCGTATCAGGTTTTCAGGTTCACCTCGGTGCACAAAAAATCAATACTCCGGGCGATCAGGCCGATGTTTTAGTAGTTATGAACCCGGCAGCCCTGAAAGTAAACGTAAAAGCTATCAAACCGGGTGGTGTAATCCTTTTTGATGAAAACACCTTCGACGAATCAGGCTTGAAAAAAGCAGGTTTTGTCACTGACAATCCATTTGAAGAACTTGGTTTGAAAAACGTTCAATTACTGGGCGCTCCCCTCACCGACCTGACAAAATTAAGCCTTGAAAACAGCGGGTTTGACAACAAAACTATTGTTCGCTCAAAGAATATGTTTGCTCTCGGTCTGGCTTGTTGGTTATTCAACCGTCCAATTGACAAAGCGCAGCATTTCCTGGAAACCAAGTTTTCAAAGAAACCTGCTATCCTTCAAGCCAACCTCAAAGTACTGATCGATGGCTTCAACTATGGTAGCAACACACATGCTGCTGTATCGACATATCATATCGGCAAATCTGAAATTGACAAAGGACGCTATACAAGTATCAACGGTAATAAAGCTGTAGCTTTCGGTTTGATTGCGGCTGCCGAAAAAGCCGGCTTACAACTATTCCTGGGTAGTTATCCAATCACCCCGGCAACTGACGTTATGCACGAACTTGCAGCCCGCAAAGATTTGGGCGTACGCGTTGTTCAGTCGGAAGACGAAATTGCAGGTATCTGTACCGCTATCGGAGCAAGCTTTGCCGGAAATCTGGCAGCGACTTCCACATCAGGACCCGGCCTGGCACTGAAAAGTGAAGCTATCGGCCTGGCTGTAATGGCAGAATTACCTCTGGTGATTGTTGATGTTCAGCGTGGCGGACCGTCTACCGGACTTCCTACCAAAACCGAACAGGCAGACCTTCTGCAGGCACTTTACGGCCGTAACGGAGAATGTCCGTTGGTTGTAATTGCAGCAGGAACACCGGACGACTGCTTCGACTACGCTTTCATGGCAGCTAAAATTGCGGTGGAACATGTAACTCCGGTTATTTTGTTAACCGACGGTTTCATCGCGAATGGCACCTCTTTGTGGAAATTGCCAAAACTAAGCGAATACCCCGCCATCGTAGCTCCACGTCCGACAGAACCTGCCGAAACATGGAAAGCTTACATGCGTGATCCTGAAAAACTAAACCGTTACTGGGTAGCTCCGGGAACTCCGGGATACAACCACCGTGTTGGCGGTCTTGAAAAAGATTTCCTCACAGGTGCTATCTCCACCGACCCGAAAAACCACCAAAAAATGGTTGACGTACGTCAGGCCAAAATTGATAAAATTGCAGATTATATCCCCGAACTGGAAGTTTACGGAGATGCTTCGGCCGACACCCTTATTGTGGGTTGGGGCGGAACTTGCGGACACCTGCGTTCGGCAGTTGACAAGTTGAACGAAACCGGCAGCAAAGCAGCTTTGGCTCATTTCAACTACATTATGCCGCTACCAAAGAATACCCGTGAAGTTCTTTCGAACTACAAGAAAATAGTTGTTTGCGAATTAAATAACGGCCAGTTTGCCAGCTACCTTCGTTCTCAACTTCCTGAAATCACTTTTTCACAGTTCAACAAGGTTCAGGGACAGCCCTTCGAAGTCCATGAAATCGTTGAACATATAACATCTCTTTAA
- a CDS encoding glutamate synthase subunit beta: protein MGNPKAFMSIDRKEAGYRPVDERVCDFSEVEQTLNIEDRKLQASRCMDCGVPFCHWACPLGNKQPEWQDLAYKGKWLQSYKVLTSTNDFPEFTGRICPAPCEKSCVLKLHEQPVTIRENEAAVAERVFIEGLINPIIPKQRTGKKIAVIGSGPAGLACANRLNRKGHTVTVFEKDETIGGLLRLGIPDFKLHKSVVDRRIDLMKTEGVEFKTSVNIGVDITTKEILKEYDAVCVAIGAGVPRDLKVPGRESKGVYFALEFLQQQNRVIAGVQIPDAERINAKGKHVLVIGGGDTGSDCVGTSVRQKAEKITQIEIMPKPPVGSNPETPWPLYPMVLKTSSSHMEGCERRWNLDTLRFLSENGQVTGVEVEEVEWTKDENGRMNLKRTGKVETIKADLVFLSMGFVHPLYEGLLQELGVELNERKNVAVDGSHQTSVNKVFASGDAALGASLVVRAIASGRDTAESIDEFLKA, encoded by the coding sequence ATGGGAAACCCAAAAGCTTTCATGAGTATCGATCGTAAAGAGGCCGGCTATCGGCCTGTTGACGAACGGGTATGCGATTTTTCCGAAGTTGAACAAACTCTCAACATTGAAGATCGCAAGTTACAGGCATCACGCTGTATGGATTGCGGCGTGCCCTTCTGCCACTGGGCTTGTCCGCTGGGTAACAAGCAGCCTGAATGGCAGGATCTTGCCTATAAAGGAAAATGGTTACAATCATATAAAGTACTGACTTCCACCAATGACTTTCCGGAATTCACAGGTCGTATATGTCCTGCTCCCTGCGAAAAATCATGCGTTTTGAAGTTGCACGAACAGCCTGTCACCATTCGTGAAAACGAAGCTGCTGTTGCGGAAAGAGTATTTATCGAAGGGTTGATCAATCCTATCATTCCGAAACAACGCACAGGCAAAAAAATTGCGGTAATCGGATCAGGCCCTGCCGGTCTGGCTTGTGCTAACCGACTCAACCGCAAAGGTCATACTGTAACCGTGTTTGAAAAAGACGAAACCATCGGAGGTCTTCTCCGTCTTGGTATTCCTGATTTCAAACTGCACAAATCAGTAGTCGATCGCCGTATTGACCTGATGAAAACCGAAGGCGTTGAATTTAAGACATCTGTCAATATCGGTGTCGATATTACGACAAAAGAAATCCTGAAAGAATACGATGCCGTTTGTGTAGCAATCGGCGCCGGCGTTCCGCGTGATCTGAAAGTTCCGGGTCGTGAATCCAAAGGTGTTTATTTTGCTCTTGAATTTTTACAACAACAAAACCGTGTCATTGCCGGAGTACAAATTCCTGATGCAGAAAGAATCAACGCTAAAGGTAAACATGTACTGGTAATCGGTGGTGGTGATACTGGATCCGACTGTGTTGGAACATCTGTTCGTCAAAAAGCAGAAAAGATCACACAGATCGAAATTATGCCCAAACCTCCGGTTGGTTCAAATCCTGAGACACCGTGGCCGCTCTACCCGATGGTTTTGAAAACATCATCGTCGCACATGGAAGGTTGCGAACGCCGCTGGAACCTTGACACACTGCGTTTCCTCAGCGAAAACGGACAGGTAACCGGTGTTGAAGTAGAAGAAGTAGAATGGACGAAAGACGAAAACGGTCGTATGAATTTGAAACGTACCGGAAAAGTTGAAACCATCAAAGCTGATTTGGTATTCCTTTCTATGGGATTTGTTCATCCGCTCTACGAAGGTTTGTTGCAGGAATTAGGCGTAGAACTGAACGAACGCAAAAACGTTGCGGTTGACGGTTCACACCAAACATCCGTAAACAAAGTGTTTGCTTCCGGTGATGCCGCTCTGGGCGCATCTCTGGTTGTACGTGCCATCGCTTCGGGTCGTGACACTGCCGAAAGTATCGACGAATTCTTGAAGGCTTGA